DNA sequence from the Teretinema zuelzerae genome:
TATTTACTATGGAGTGAACTTTAATGAACGTTTACGCGCCGAAATTGAATATTCCGGACTTCTCCACAAGGAAATTGCAGATAAAGCAGGAATAAAAAAACGCGCTTTTGATATGTATGTCGGATCAAGATTATCAATGCCACCTGCCGACATAGCCGTTAAAATTGCCGAAGTACTCGGTGTCTCTGTTGAATATCTCGTTACCGGTAATAAAGCTCCTAAAGAAGTCACTCTTCCACCAGAAACTAATAAAGTAATTGCCCTCCTTTCATCATTAGACAGTAAGGAAAAAGAAGCTTTTATTACCCTTCTTGAAGCTCTGGCCAATAAGCGGTAATTCCTTCCTTTTTTTAGACCTCACCTGTCATATTTTTAGTAGTTGTAAATACTTAAATTTAAGTATTTACAACTACTATAACGTCTTTTTACGTTTTGTCAATACGTTGATACGTATTTTTAAGTACAATGAATTTATGGGTTTTAAAGAGAATTTACGGTCAGAACTTGATTATCAAGACATGATTGTAAAGGAACTATCTGAAAAAACAGGAATAAATAAACGTTCTCTCGATAACTATTTAACAGGGCACAACTCGATTCCTTCTGCAGATATTGCAGTGACAATAGCAAAGGCATTAGGAGTTTCTGTTGAATATCTTGTAACAGGACAGGAAACACATTCAAATGGAGCTACCTCACCAAAAGAGCGCAAACTTCTTAGCCTATTTGAGATCCTTGATGAACGAGATCAACAAACAGTCTTAACCATGGTCGAATCCATGGCGGAGAGGTATGCAAACGATGGAAGGAAGGAAAAATCCTCTGTACAAGCAGGTTAATTATCTTTAGTTGCTGATTGTTTTATTAACTTTTATATACAAAAAAGTACTATTAGTACATAGTTATACATCTGAAAGATACTTTATATAAGCAGAGCAATTTTTAACACGCTAGAGGATTTTTTTCTCCGAGGTTTACTAGTCATCCTGTTAATCAAGGAATCGTATATTGCTCGATATGCAATTGGAGAGTGTATGCAGCTAGTACCAATAGACTCTTAATAGATTCTATGAACAAAAATTGATTGAAAACACATAATTTGATTGACCATCAGATAAGCAAGGGTTAACATCAATTAACAATAACCCCCATAGCAAATGAGTCTGCGAGGATGCAGTATTCCCTTTTATCGTATATTTACCTTATATATGGGAGATTTCAGATGGATGAAACGATATATAAATATGCCCTACAAACTTCACCTTTTGGCTATACGTTTAACGAACTAGTAGTTAATGAGAACAATATTCCGATTAATTATATAATTAGAGACTCAAATCAAGCCTTCGCGACCTTCCTTGGAACAACAAGAGAGGCTTTATTAGATAAACCAATAACAGAGTTCAATTCTTCAGTATTTAATGATTCATTCAATTGGCTCGCAACATTCGCATCTGTTGCCCTCACAGGAGAACGAACAGAGTTTGATGCATTCTCATCCATCATGAATCGATATTTTCACTTTTCTGTAAGTTGCCCTAAAAAAGGCTTCTTTATCGTCATTTCAATTGATATAACCCAGCAAAAAGAAATGACAGATGCTCTTGCACGAAAGGAAGAAGAGCGGAGACAATATTTCGATAACACACCTGATGGGTTATTCATCACGGATGAAAACTACAAATATATCGATGTAAATGAAGCAGGCTGCAGAATAGTCGGCTATACACAAGAGGAATTGAAGAATCTCCATATTCCGGACTTGATTCCCACTGAGGAGAACTCTGTACACAGAGATAATTTTAAGCGCTTGCTCTCGCAGGGGAAATCCAGCAGAGTGGGAAAATTGAAACGAAAGGACGGTACTCTGGTTACCGTGCTGTTGGACGCCGTGAAAATGAAAAACGGCAGGCTGTTGGCCTTGTGCAAGGACTTGAGCGGTCAGGAACGACTGGAAGCCGAGAAGAAGCAGTATTATCTAGCCTTCCAAAGCAGCTCTCAGCCGATCTTGATTACAAATGCGGACGGAACCATCAGTTCTGTAAACGATGCGTTTATTGATATGTACGGATATCCCCGTGACGAGATCATCGGACAGAACCCTCATTTTCTCAATCCGGGAAAGGAAGTGTACAACAATCTCGGTGTAAGCTACTTCGAATATGATTTTCTTTTCCGCGATCTTTGGCAGGCGGTGAAAGACCCGAATGTAAAAACATGGAAGGGCGAGATTATTAACAGGAAGAAGAACGGTTCATTACTGTGGATCAGCCTGCTCGTTAATGCCCTATACGACGAAAATAACGAACTTACCAGCATTGTCGGGATGCCGATCGATATGACGGTTTCACATGATACTGCAATGAGTAACCGGATACAGCTTTTTCAGACAATCGCGGATCTTGCAGAGCTTCGCGACGATGAAACAGGGAACCACATGAAACGAGTTGGGCTTTTCGCAAAACTCATTGCACGCAGCCTCGGGATGAACCAGAAATATTGCAATGATATTGAGGTCTTCGCTCCCATGCACGACATTGGGAAGGTCGGAATTCTTGATTCAATTCTTAGAGCACCGAGAAAGCTTACCCCCGAGGAATTCGCAATAATGAAAACCCACACAACTCTCGGACACAACATCGTCAAAGGAAAAGCAGAATTCGAAATGGCCGCAGCTATAACGCTCTGTCATCATGAACGATTTGATGGAACAGGATATCCGAACGGACTATCAGGGAAACATATACCTCAGTCAGCTCAAATAACTGCTATAGCTGATGTCTACGATGCCCTAAGAAGCAAGAGGCCATATAAAGACCCATGGCCACACGACAAGACAGTAGAACACATACGAGAAACGGCAGGATCTCACTTTGACCCGGATATTGTGGAACACTTTGTAGAACTACATAATAGATTTGACGTTGTGTTCAAAGAACTTTCTGATTAGATTTTTGGAGGAGAAATTGATCACAAAACAGAGACTGTCGCATGTACTTTTTGTAACTGAACAGATCTTAGGCAAACTGGCAATAGTTTCAATTATACTAATTCCACAGGGACGATTTCTTCTTATTCCTTCATTGCTTGGCATACTCATTCTAGATGGTTCCATCCTGATCGTAGTCTATTCAAAATACAGAAAGCAGTTACAGACTTTTAAGGGCATTGTTACTAAACAATTGAATCAAGGCGATACCTCTGTTGGACACACATGGGAGAATGCGGTAAATTTTCTAAATAATCACATATCTTCCTGTCAACAATCCCGAAGTAGCACTACAAAGCTAATATCAGAAAGCCGGGTTCATGCACTGCAATTCTCCATGAAACTTAAAGACTCCATTTACACTGCGACAAAAATTAATGGAAGCGTCTTTAAAATACGCGATACAATTGCACAATTAGAAGAAGAAATTCTTGCAAGCATGAACGCAATTGAGCGAATAACACATACAATCACCTCTTTCTCTGAACAAATTGATACTCAATCAAAATCCGTTATGCAAACATCCAGCGCGGTGGAACAGATGGATGCTTCAATAAAGAACGTTCGTACCATAACAGGAAAGAAACGTGATTCCGTCGAAACACTAAGGAAAAGAACACTCGATGGACAGGAACAAATGGAGAAGATGGCTGAAGTCGTCGTCGATATTCATTCAAGTATCGATACAGTCAGCCAAGTTATGGAAGTCATTAACAATATTGCAACACAAACAAGCTTATTATCCATGAACGCGGCAATTGAAGCAGCTCATGCAGGAGATGCGGGGAAAGGATTTGCAGTAGTAGCCGAAGAAATCAGATCCCTTTCAGAGTCTACGACAGAAAATGCCCAAGTAATTGCCTCTTCTCTGGAAACAATGGTCGAACATATCAAAGAAATTCAGGGGCAAAGCAATACAAATATCTCAATATACGGTACTATCGTACAGGAATCACAAAGTCTTTCAAGAGCATTCGCAGAAATTCATGCTGCAACGGAAGAATTGGAAATCGGTAGCACAGAGATTGTCAATTCATCCTTGACTCTTAAGGACATTACCAAGTCTATCGAAAAGGGATCATCAGAAATCCTGAACAGCGCAGGTAATATCCGCAGTTCAATTCAGCACATCATTGAGACAAGCACTGAAAGTAATACTGAAACATCCCTAATTGCTGAGGTTGCCCAACAGCTCAACATTGTTTTCCTGGAAATATCTGAATTATTCCTTAGCTATGAAAATGTTATCTCGCCCACGTTCAATGACGAAGTGCGACAAAAACCTCTTCAGGTGTTTTGAATCCTAAACACTTCATTGGTCGAGTGTTAATCTTCTTGACCACCTTATCAAGTTGTTTTTGAGTAATCAAGGACCAGTCTTTTTTTTTAGGAAAGTATCTGCGTATCATACCTATCCGATTTTCAATACTTCCTTTTTCCCAACTATGGTATGGATTACAGAAGTACGCTTTTGTCTTTAAAACCTTGTCGGTTAATTTATGGTTTGCGTTTTCCGTACCATTGTCATAGGTAATGGTTTTCCGGAGTTTCTCAGGAAGCTTTTTCAAACTATTAACTACAGCATCATGCATGGCTATTGCAGTTTTGCCTTTGATTTTTTTCGCAATTAGGTATCTTGATTTTCGTTCCACGGTTGCAGTAATCGCTGCCTTGCTTTGCCGGGAAACAGCAGTATCCGTTTCCCAGTGCCCGGCCTCATTTCTCGTTTGTATTTGTGGATCGCGATGCTCAATCATTGTACGATCTGGAACTCGTATACACCGCTTATTCTTTATACTGGAACGCTTTTGACGGTTTCTGTGTGCCCTCGGAAGACATTGAATCAAGTCTCGGCGATCCTTATATATCCACAAATATATGGATTCATGGTTTGTCTTAAACCCTGGTTTATCAAGTGGTAGTTTACCTGCAATTATTTCTGGAGTCCATTCTTCCTTGAGCTTTTTAACAACGTACTTTTGGATTACCGGGTTCGACAAGCGCTGTCTGTTATGACTTTCTTTTTTACGTTTATCTGCTCGTATTTGAGCACGATTTGCTCTGTATGGAACATCATTGATCTGCGCATTGTTTCTATTTATTTCTCTGTATATAGTACTTTCGTCTCTGTTTAATTTCCGGGCAATATCAAGAACACTTTTACCCGAACTTAATCCAACGGATATTTCTTCCCGTTCTGCAAACGATAGATGTATGTACTTTTTCTGCTTTTCTGTGCTATTCCTATCCATGGCGATGCTCCTGCATTTTGTTGTTGTGGTAAACACACAATACAGGTTTTTGTCGCTACTGGGGAGGGGTTTAGGCCCCTCCCTTCTTGCACTTCGTCATTGAACGTGGGTCGTCAATAAGCAACTTCCAAGATTCATCCACAACACAGGCTCAGTCAGGATCATTGAATACAGTCCCAATAATGATTCAACATCTATTATGGGTCATTCGCGCTCGTGGGGTTATTGATAAAACAATGACGATTGATCCTGATAAAGTCATCGACCACACCACTTGTCATCTCGGTAAATGGATAGCTTCTTCTGCTGCAGATTCGTATCGTAATTCTCCTTCATTTATCTCAATGATTAGCGATCACGAACAGATGCATAAACTAGTTAAAGACCTCATAACCCAGTCTCATACAGAAAAGAGACAGATATCAGAGGCAAAGTTCGATGAACTACTCGCCTACTCTAGTAGAATTATTTCTACACTTGCCAAAATGACCTAGACAAAGAAGTTGAGACTAAATAGTTGAGCAAGAAAAAAGGATATAGAGACTGGATAAAATGATGAGAAATAAGATCTGTCATTGATTGAGACTGATATTCCATCTGTGAGGAGATAACGTGCATAAGAAAGTAATAGTTGAAATAACAACGTATAAATCAATTTATGATGCATGGAATGTGTTCATTAATCCAGATTACATTACTCAATGGAATTATGCCTCGGATAGTTGGTGCTGTCCAACTGCGATAAATGATTTTGTTATACATGGTACGTTCAGTTACCTAATGCAATCAAAAGACAAAAAACATGGTTTTACCTTTTCTGGAAAGTATATTTCCATAATCGAACAAAGGGAAATTGTTTATGAATTAGACGATGGAAGAATAGTACAAGTTGATTTTATACAAGAAGGCGATAAAGTTATTGTTCGCGAAACCTTCGATGCTGAAAAAAGCAACCCAATAGAAATTCAACGAACAGGTTGGCAATCTATACTGAACCGTTACAAAATGGTTCTCGAAAGGATGTAATGCTTATGAGACTTCCTCAAGACTTTACGTCACTATACAAAACCGCTGTAGAAAATAAAGACAAACAGCTCATGTGCTCTTTATATCATAAGAACATCGTTTTTTATGATGTTTGGAATGACTTTTCACTTAATGGAATAGCAAACATCACCTCTATGATAAACAGCTGGTTTGATTCAATCAGTTCAGAAAATGTACTAGTTGATTTTGAGAATTCAGAGACCATTTTTGATGGTTCTGCAGGTTTCTCTACTTGTTCTTTCAAGTTCTCAGCTCAATCAGACCAAGGGGTTGAAATAAGACATATAAAGGAGAGAATGACGGTCTGTTTCATTAAAGAAAATGAAGAGTGGTTTGTGACTAATCAACACACTTCTGTACCTATACACATGGACACTGGTTTAGGCATCTTTTAATTAGTGCGGTAATACGTTCTGATTACATGAGTCGAAACGACTTTCTGTTTTTATCTTTTGACCTTCCACTTAATCTCTCTTCCTTGTTCAAATCTGATAAAAGGAATAAACAATAAACGGTTTTCATTGATATCTCACGATTGAAATGGAGGATTGAATAGAGATGAAAATGCCAGATAAAGTCGACGAGATCTATTTTGCTCCTTGTGGTGTGAACTGCTTTGTTTGTTATGTTCATCTAAAAAAGAAGAAAGCATGTAATGGATGTTATGAATCGGATCTAAATAAACCGGAGAGGTGTAAGCACTGTCTGATAAAGCAATGTGTTATCGACAAGAAAATAAAATACTGTTTTGAGTGTACTGAGTATCCTTGCAAGCGAATTAATAACCTAGAAAAGAGTTATATAACAAGATACGGTGTAAGCTTACTGGATAATGCAAAAATGGTACAAAGTGCAGGACTAACATACTTCTTTTCTGTAGAAAAAGATAAATGGCGATGTCCAAGATGTGGCGGAGTGGTTACACAGCACGGGAAATTATGCTCTGAATGCGAGAACAAAACTGAATCGTAATCATCAAACACTTTCAAAACTGGTTTCTACGATTAAGTACTAGTGTCCATAGTTATTTTTTTAGCATAACAAAAAGATGATTTTCTATGATAAAATTGGTTTCAACTTACTCAAATGAAAAATCGAAGTATCAATTTCAGAGAAGTTTATTTAAGAGGACATTATGCTTGACCTTAATATTCTTACTTTACTTGGTGGTATAAGCACCGGAATACTAACCGGAGTTATTGGGAATGCAATTTATGCTGTTTTGACAAGAAACCAATCACTCTTACCAATCGCAAATTATAGAAAAGAAGCATTATCAAAGAAATGGGTTGGTTTCTTTCTAATGCCTGAAAGTGAAGGTAAAGTAGAAAAAGTTGACATAATTATGACACTCCGAGTCAAGGGAAAAACAATTTTAGGGTCAGGAACATACTCAAACACAACAATTCTATTTAAGGGTGGTTTTTTCAGAGATGACTATTTTTATCTGAATTATGAAAATTCTGATAAATCAATATTTCAAAGAGGTATGATAATCTTCTATTGGCCGAATAATCCTATCGAAATCAAGGGAAAATTCTTGGGAATAAGACGGGCAAAAGATGAGATAGCTGCCGGAGATATGGTATTAAGATCAAACTAAAAGTATCAATACGAGATTTTTTTAACTTATATCAAAAAATTGTAAGAAATCAAACCTTAACAACTTATAAGAAGTCAACGTTGACAACAAGTAGTTCAAGTACGAGACTACACATTAAGAGAAGACCGAAGGAGTGTCAGATATATTAATAATTAAGGGATAAGGCATGATCAAAAAAAATTGTATAGTCTTGGTTGTTCTCATCTTTGTTCAGTTATTATTTTCTGAACAACAAACAATACATATTGCCACCTTGGAGTACCCTCCTTTCATATATTTTGAGAATGATCAGGTAAAAGGTCCTATCAGCGAGAAAGTAAGAGATTTGTTTCAGGAACTAGGTATTAATGTCATCATAAAGATCTATCCAATAGCTCGTGGCCTTTTTATGGTGACAAAAGGGGATGCTGATGCCTATTTCTCACTCAAAAAAACACCAGAGAGAGAAAAACAGCTTCTCTTTACCAATGAACCATTAATTCAACAACCCTTTGTCTTTTTTACCACAAAAGAATCAGGAATTGTCTGGACCGGTAGTATCGAGGATATTAAGAAATATACAATTGGAGTAGTTAGTAAAACATCATACGGAGCAGTGTTTGATAACTACGTTAGAAACGGAATTATTACTAACCTAGATGAAGCACAAACATTTGAACAGAATATCAGAAAACTAATAGCTGGGAGAGTCGACTTAGTAATCAACAGTTATGATGTCGGACTGACCTTACTGGATAAGCTTCAGGTAGAAAATCTTATTGCGCTTTTACCACCAGTTGAAGTTGTTTACAGCTATTTAGCCTTTACAAAAGCAAAAGATTATTCAGAATTAGTAGAAAAATATGATATTCTACTAAAACAGAAGAATAAATTGAAGAAACAAATCCTATCAAATTAATTACAATATTAGGCGAAAATAATATGTCACTGAGTACTTTATGTGATCAAATGAGTTCGTTTGAACACATGCAGTATCGCTATCTCAAATTCTTGTAAAAGGAGTCTATTTTGTTAACACAATATTATACAGCATCAACGCTTGATGGTTTTATTGCAACTACCGACCATTCATTAGACTGGTTATTTCCGCTTGCAGATATATCTACCACTAGCTACCCTTCCTTTTACAATGAAGTTGGAGCGATAGTTATGGGGGCATCCACCTATGAATGGATCTTGCAGAAAGGTATGATGATCGGTACGCCTGATGAAACAGAATGGCCGTACAATATGCCATGTTGGGTTCTTTCCCATCAACAACATGTTATACCACAGGGAGCAGATATCAGAATAACACAAGGCGATGTTCGAAATGCTTATAATGAAGCATTCAAGATCTCCGGAGACAGAAATTTATGGATAGTTGGAGGAGGAGATATCGCTGGACAGTTTTTTGATGCTGGATTACTTGATGAACTCATTATTCAAATTGGCTCTGTTACCCTAGGAAACGGAATTAAAGTCTTTCCCCGAGAGATCCTGTTTCCCAGGCTAAAACTTATTTCATGCGAGAAATTTAGTGAATCTATGGTTGAACTACGCTATAAAGTGTCAAATTTTGAATAATTTTCACTTTTTATCAGGCATCAATTTGATGTTCTTCATGGAAAATACAAGAAGTTTCTTCTTGTAAGAAGCCCGATTCAGAGAAAGAAACTCAATGAAAAGTATATCAAAACTAATCACAGAACCAAATTTCATGGTGACATCCAGGTTTTTCGTGTTATACTGACCAGCATAAAAAGCTTGTTGAGAGTAAAAATCTGTGAAAAATAATGGTCGAAGAGAAGCAAGTACTAAAGAACTCAAATTAATCAGTCAAAAATTGCATTTATTCACCAGAAATTTTACTAATTCAACCAAGCTTTCTTAGCAATGCAAAACAAGAAAGTGTAGTAACTTTCCGGCTAGAGTCACGTAGTTTCGGCGCGGACACACAGCTGTGCAATCTGTCTCAACCCGTGGTCTATAAGCCATACAAATAGGCTCACCGTGCCCAATTCTTTATGACATAATCCCTTTGATGAAATTTTATACTACAAAGATATACCAAACAAGAAATTATTTATGAACAAAATAATTATTGTTAGATTGACCCTTCGGGCCGAGGAAAAAAGAGGTAATAGTGAATTTATTATCATCCGAAATTATCAATATTCTAAAGTTTTTAATACCTGGTTTTATTTCAATAAGAATAATTGAATCATTAACTCCGAATGAAACAAAAAAAGAATTTGATTTAATTATTAAGATTATGCAACCTTTTTTCTGTAAATTTCGTTCAAAGCAGGTCGGTCGGTTGACTCAGGCAAGTACCGTTTGTCATTCTGCCACTGGTCGTTTTGTTCGATCAGCATAGAAGCCGCAAGGCGAAGTAAACTCTCGGCGTTCGGGAAAACACCCACTACTTTCGTTCGCCTGTTAATCTCCTTCATCTGGCGTTCTGCCAGATTCGATGTTCGCATCTTCCTCCTGTGATTTTCAGGGATGTTGAATACACTCAATCCTTCCCGTATATTTACATCGGCCCAAGCCGCTAAACGCGGATGGGTTTTTTGATATTTTTCAACGAGCTGTTGCAAATATCGTTCTGCATTCTCGCGGTCAGGCGCATTGAACACCTTCCGAATATCGGCGGCTACCAGCGGGATGTCATCTTTTTTCGTGACGTAGGAGTGGGCATTCTGCTGCAGATGAAACTGGCAGCGTTGCCACAGAATTCCAGGGAAGACAGCATCGATTGCAGCGCGAAGTCCTGAGTGGTCATCACTGGTGATCATTCGAAGGCCGTGCATCCCTCGTCGTACGAGATCCTCGAGAAAGGAACGCCAGTTTACCTCTGCCTCACTGTTCGCGACTTCGGCGTCAAGAATATGCCGATTCCCGCTGTAATCAACGCCAATAGCCACTAGAAGAGCCTGCTTGACCACCTGGGAACCGACGCGCACCGATTCATAGGTCGCATCAAGTACCAAGTATTGAATCTGTCCGACAGGCTGCGCCTTCCAAGACGTAATCTCTTCATCGAGCTCCTTTGCCAGCCTGCTGACCTGGGACGAGCTGACTTCGGTGCCACAAAGAATTTCGACGATATCCGAGACCCTGCGGGTACTTACTCCTTTGACATACATTTCGGCGATGGCGAGCTTGAGAGCACGCTCACTGCGCATGCCTTTCTCGATGCAGCTGGGGTAAAACTCCATCCCGCGAACTTGTGGTACTTTCAAGAGGACTTTCCCGGTCGCAAGATTGAGCGTCTTGTCTTTAAATCCATTGGCATGCCCAGTACGCTCTTCCGTGCGTTCATATGGTTCGGCGTTGAGAGCCTTTGCTCGCTCGATCTTCATGGCCTCATTGACGACCACTTCGATAACACGAGAAAATTTATTGTCCCCATTCGCTGCCAGCATCTGGATCACTTGCTCCAAAAGTGTATATTCTGATTCGTAGGCCATCGGGTTCTCCTTATGGTTGGTTTGGTCACTTACCATTTGAGCCCGATCGGCCTGCTTTTTTCAACCCAATTTACAGAAAGAATTGTACACTAACATTATTAATGCATTGATATATACGGTAATTATAAATGCAGTAGTTTACTTGGTATCGATAGTATGTTCTTTAATTGGGAATATATTCACAATTGGGGTTTGGGATGATACAGTATCATTAATCTGGTCTGTAATTATTTCAATTATTCTTGCGATTATTATTTCGTTTATTTTAAATAGTGATTGTATTCATAAGTTTTTAAGAGATAAAAACCTAACAAAACAGACACCATATCCATCTGAATGGTATGGTGTGTTTTCTGAAAATATTACATTTATTGTTTTACATTTAAATGACGAAAGAAGAATAATGGGCTGGCCTGATGAATGGCCAACAAATCCACTTGAAGGACATTTTGCATTATCACATGCTATGTGGTTAATTGAAACAGATGGAAATGAAGATAAAAATATTGATCTTGATATGGATTCATATATACTAATTAAAGCAACCGATGTTCGGTTTGTTGAATTTATGAAGGAGTAAAAGGAGTTTATTATGGGAAGAAAAGAACCACAGCCATTGCCCGGTACAATTATTCCTGGGAAGGTCCAAGACTCTCGTAATCCACCTGTTACAAGAGGAAGGAATCCAATCAGTGATGTTGTTAGACCT
Encoded proteins:
- a CDS encoding helix-turn-helix domain-containing protein, translating into MGFKENLRSELDYQDMIVKELSEKTGINKRSLDNYLTGHNSIPSADIAVTIAKALGVSVEYLVTGQETHSNGATSPKERKLLSLFEILDERDQQTVLTMVESMAERYANDGRKEKSSVQAG
- a CDS encoding PAS domain S-box protein, whose product is MDETIYKYALQTSPFGYTFNELVVNENNIPINYIIRDSNQAFATFLGTTREALLDKPITEFNSSVFNDSFNWLATFASVALTGERTEFDAFSSIMNRYFHFSVSCPKKGFFIVISIDITQQKEMTDALARKEEERRQYFDNTPDGLFITDENYKYIDVNEAGCRIVGYTQEELKNLHIPDLIPTEENSVHRDNFKRLLSQGKSSRVGKLKRKDGTLVTVLLDAVKMKNGRLLALCKDLSGQERLEAEKKQYYLAFQSSSQPILITNADGTISSVNDAFIDMYGYPRDEIIGQNPHFLNPGKEVYNNLGVSYFEYDFLFRDLWQAVKDPNVKTWKGEIINRKKNGSLLWISLLVNALYDENNELTSIVGMPIDMTVSHDTAMSNRIQLFQTIADLAELRDDETGNHMKRVGLFAKLIARSLGMNQKYCNDIEVFAPMHDIGKVGILDSILRAPRKLTPEEFAIMKTHTTLGHNIVKGKAEFEMAAAITLCHHERFDGTGYPNGLSGKHIPQSAQITAIADVYDALRSKRPYKDPWPHDKTVEHIRETAGSHFDPDIVEHFVELHNRFDVVFKELSD
- a CDS encoding SRPBCC domain-containing protein codes for the protein MHKKVIVEITTYKSIYDAWNVFINPDYITQWNYASDSWCCPTAINDFVIHGTFSYLMQSKDKKHGFTFSGKYISIIEQREIVYELDDGRIVQVDFIQEGDKVIVRETFDAEKSNPIEIQRTGWQSILNRYKMVLERM
- a CDS encoding substrate-binding periplasmic protein, encoding MIKKNCIVLVVLIFVQLLFSEQQTIHIATLEYPPFIYFENDQVKGPISEKVRDLFQELGINVIIKIYPIARGLFMVTKGDADAYFSLKKTPEREKQLLFTNEPLIQQPFVFFTTKESGIVWTGSIEDIKKYTIGVVSKTSYGAVFDNYVRNGIITNLDEAQTFEQNIRKLIAGRVDLVINSYDVGLTLLDKLQVENLIALLPPVEVVYSYLAFTKAKDYSELVEKYDILLKQKNKLKKQILSN
- a CDS encoding IS30 family transposase, whose product is MDRNSTEKQKKYIHLSFAEREEISVGLSSGKSVLDIARKLNRDESTIYREINRNNAQINDVPYRANRAQIRADKRKKESHNRQRLSNPVIQKYVVKKLKEEWTPEIIAGKLPLDKPGFKTNHESIYLWIYKDRRDLIQCLPRAHRNRQKRSSIKNKRCIRVPDRTMIEHRDPQIQTRNEAGHWETDTAVSRQSKAAITATVERKSRYLIAKKIKGKTAIAMHDAVVNSLKKLPEKLRKTITYDNGTENANHKLTDKVLKTKAYFCNPYHSWEKGSIENRIGMIRRYFPKKKDWSLITQKQLDKVVKKINTRPMKCLGFKTPEEVFVALRH
- a CDS encoding methyl-accepting chemotaxis protein; translation: MITKQRLSHVLFVTEQILGKLAIVSIILIPQGRFLLIPSLLGILILDGSILIVVYSKYRKQLQTFKGIVTKQLNQGDTSVGHTWENAVNFLNNHISSCQQSRSSTTKLISESRVHALQFSMKLKDSIYTATKINGSVFKIRDTIAQLEEEILASMNAIERITHTITSFSEQIDTQSKSVMQTSSAVEQMDASIKNVRTITGKKRDSVETLRKRTLDGQEQMEKMAEVVVDIHSSIDTVSQVMEVINNIATQTSLLSMNAAIEAAHAGDAGKGFAVVAEEIRSLSESTTENAQVIASSLETMVEHIKEIQGQSNTNISIYGTIVQESQSLSRAFAEIHAATEELEIGSTEIVNSSLTLKDITKSIEKGSSEILNSAGNIRSSIQHIIETSTESNTETSLIAEVAQQLNIVFLEISELFLSYENVISPTFNDEVRQKPLQVF
- a CDS encoding helix-turn-helix domain-containing protein; this translates as MNFNERLRAEIEYSGLLHKEIADKAGIKKRAFDMYVGSRLSMPPADIAVKIAEVLGVSVEYLVTGNKAPKEVTLPPETNKVIALLSSLDSKEKEAFITLLEALANKR
- a CDS encoding DUF3795 domain-containing protein — its product is MPDKVDEIYFAPCGVNCFVCYVHLKKKKACNGCYESDLNKPERCKHCLIKQCVIDKKIKYCFECTEYPCKRINNLEKSYITRYGVSLLDNAKMVQSAGLTYFFSVEKDKWRCPRCGGVVTQHGKLCSECENKTES
- a CDS encoding YybH family protein, with protein sequence MRLPQDFTSLYKTAVENKDKQLMCSLYHKNIVFYDVWNDFSLNGIANITSMINSWFDSISSENVLVDFENSETIFDGSAGFSTCSFKFSAQSDQGVEIRHIKERMTVCFIKENEEWFVTNQHTSVPIHMDTGLGIF
- a CDS encoding IS256 family transposase — protein: MAYESEYTLLEQVIQMLAANGDNKFSRVIEVVVNEAMKIERAKALNAEPYERTEERTGHANGFKDKTLNLATGKVLLKVPQVRGMEFYPSCIEKGMRSERALKLAIAEMYVKGVSTRRVSDIVEILCGTEVSSSQVSRLAKELDEEITSWKAQPVGQIQYLVLDATYESVRVGSQVVKQALLVAIGVDYSGNRHILDAEVANSEAEVNWRSFLEDLVRRGMHGLRMITSDDHSGLRAAIDAVFPGILWQRCQFHLQQNAHSYVTKKDDIPLVAADIRKVFNAPDRENAERYLQQLVEKYQKTHPRLAAWADVNIREGLSVFNIPENHRRKMRTSNLAERQMKEINRRTKVVGVFPNAESLLRLAASMLIEQNDQWQNDKRYLPESTDRPALNEIYRKKVA
- a CDS encoding CZB domain-containing protein — translated: MIQHLLWVIRARGVIDKTMTIDPDKVIDHTTCHLGKWIASSAADSYRNSPSFISMISDHEQMHKLVKDLITQSHTEKRQISEAKFDELLAYSSRIISTLAKMT
- a CDS encoding dihydrofolate reductase family protein; translation: MLTQYYTASTLDGFIATTDHSLDWLFPLADISTTSYPSFYNEVGAIVMGASTYEWILQKGMMIGTPDETEWPYNMPCWVLSHQQHVIPQGADIRITQGDVRNAYNEAFKISGDRNLWIVGGGDIAGQFFDAGLLDELIIQIGSVTLGNGIKVFPREILFPRLKLISCEKFSESMVELRYKVSNFE